The following proteins are co-located in the Vigna angularis cultivar LongXiaoDou No.4 chromosome 2, ASM1680809v1, whole genome shotgun sequence genome:
- the LOC108328138 gene encoding vesicle transport v-SNARE 11 isoform X1 has protein sequence MNGEFEGYERKYCHLSAKLSKACVEAAAINGELKKQKVSEITEGIEEAEVMIRKMDLEARSFQSDFKAVLLAKVREYKADLNYIKREMKKIVSGVINPSARDELLESNMANVMKASADHRERLMTSTERLNKSSDGIKDSGRTMLETEDLGVMILQDLHSQRQALLHAHDTLHGVDDNVGKSKKILSNISTMMNRNKWIFITVVVVLIVVITLILYFKLS, from the exons ATGAATGGTGAGTTTGAGGGGTACGAGCGCAAATACTGCCACCTTTCTGCAAAACTATCAAAAGCATGCGTTGAAGCTGCTGCTATTAATGGAG agctaaagaaacaaaaagtttCAGAAATAACGGAGGGAATTGAGGAGGCAGAAGTTATG ATTCGAAAAATGGACCTTGAGGCAAGAAGTTTCCAGTCAGACTTTAAGGCTGTGCTTCTTGCTAAGGTGAGGGAGTACAAAGCAGATCTAAACTACAtaaaaagagaaatgaagaaaattgtATCTGGTGTGATAAACCCTTCTGCACGGGATGAGTTGTTAGAATCGAACATGGCAAATGTTATGAAG GCATCAGCTGATCATAGAGAAAGATTAATGACGTCAACAGAAAGGTTGAACAAGTCTAGTGACGGAATCAAGGACAGTGGAAGAACAATGTTGGAGACAGAAGATCTGGGAGTTATGATTCTTCAAGATCTGCATTCCCAGAGACAAGCTCTGCTGCATGCACATGACACG CTTCATGGAGTGGATGATAACGTAGGCAAGAGCAAGAAAATATTGTCTAACATATCAACAATGATGAACAGGAACAAGTGGATTTTCATCACCGTTGTTGTGGTCCTGATAGTTGTTATCACCTTGATTCTGTATTTCAAGCTTTCTTAA
- the LOC108328900 gene encoding SNF1-related protein kinase catalytic subunit alpha KIN10 isoform X1, translating to MQTSKENTMPCSTLVLPLSNLQLQGSFNLNVPPQSQAPFTPTPLGLEMDGPAGRGGAGLDMYLPNYKLGKTLGIGSFGKVKIAEHVLTGHKVAIKILNRRKIKSMEMEEKVRREIKILRLFMHPHIIRLYEVIETPSDIYVVMEYVKSGELFDYIVEKGRLQEDEARNFFQQIISGVEYCHRNMVVHRDLKPENLLLDSKCNVKIADFGLSNIMRDGHFLKTSCGSPNYAAPEVISGKLYAGPEVDVWSCGVILYALLCGTLPFDDENIPNLFKKIKGGIYTLPSHLSPSARDLIPGMLVVDPMRRMTIPEIRQHPWFQARLPRYLAVPPPDTLQQAKKIDEEILQEVVKMGFDRNQLIESLRNRIQNEGTVAYYLLLDNRFRVSSGYLGAEFQESMDSSFNQMHSSEVASSVVGQRFPGYMDYPGVGSRPQFPVERKWALGLQSRAHPREIMTEVLKALQELNVCWKKIGHYNMKCRWVAAIPGHQDGMVNNNVHSNNHYFGDDSNIIENDAVSTANVVKFEVQLYKTREEKYLLDLQRVQGPQFLFLDLCAAFLAQLRVL from the exons ATTAGAAATGGATGGACCAGCTGGCCGAGGTGGTGCTGGCCTCGACATGTATCTACCAAATTATAAATTGGGAAAAACTCTTGGGATTGGATCTTTTGGCAAGGTGAAAATTGCAGAACATGTATTGACTGGTCATAAGGTTGCAATCAAAATCCTAAATCGGCGCAAGATAAAGAGcatggaaatggaagaaaaag TGAGGAgagaaatcaaaattttaagattattCATGCATCCTCACATTATACGACTTTATGAAGTCATAGAAACTCCATCTGACATATATGTTGTTATGGAGTATGTGAAATCTGGAGAGCTCTTTGATTACATAGTAGAGAAGGGTAGGTTGCAGGAAGATGAAGCTCGTAATTTTTTTCAACAG ATAATCTCTGGTGTGGAGTACTGTCACAGGAATATGGTGGTTCATAGAGATTTGAAGCCTGAGAATTTACTTTTGGACTCCAAATGTAATGTCAAGATTGCTGATTTTGGCTTGAGCAACATCATGCGTGATGGTCACTTTCTCAAAACCAGTTGTGGAAGCCCTAACTATGCAGCTCCTGAG GTTATCTCCGGGAAATTGTATGCTGGACCTGAAGTGGATGTCTGGAGCTGTGGTGTAATTTTATATGCTCTTCTTTGTGGCACTCTTCCTTTTGATGATGAAAACATTCCAAATCTCTTCAAGAAAATAAAG GGTGGGATATACACCCTTCCCAGTCATCTATCACCTAGTGCTAGGGATTTGATACCAGGGATGCTTGTGGTTGATCCTATGAGGAGAATGACCATACCTGAGATACGTCAACACCCATGGTTCCAAGCTCGTCTTCCACGTTATTTGGCCGTGCCGCCACCAGATACACTGCAACAGGCcaaaaag ATTGATGAGGAGATTCTTCAGGAAGTGGTGAAGATGGGATTTGACAGGAATCAATTGATTGAATCCCTTCGGAACAGGATACAAAATGAG GGTACTGTAGCATACTATTTGTTATTGGACAATCGATTCCGTGTTTCCAGTGGTTATCTTGGAGCTGAGTTTCAGGAGTCCATG GATTCCAGTTTTAACCAAATGCATTCCAGTGAAGTTGCTTCTTCAGTTGTTGGACAACGCTTTCCAGGCTATATGGATTATCCAGGAGTAGGATCGAGGCCACAGTTCCCTGTTGAAAGGAAATGGGCCCTTGGTCTTCAG TCTCGAGCCCATCCTCGAGAAATAATGACAGAGGTCCTTAAAGCTTTGCAAGAGTTAAATGTTTGTTGGAAGAAAATTGGACACTACAACATGAAGTGCAGGTGGGTTGCTGCCATTCCTGGTCATCAAGATGGAATGGTTAACAATAATGTGCACAGTAACAACCATTACTTTGGAGATGATTCCAACATTATTGAGAACGATGCTGTTTCTACCGCAAACGTGGTCAAATTTGAAGTTCAG CTTTACAAAACTCGGGAAGAAAAGTATCTGCTTGATCTTCAAAGGGTGCAGGGTCCACAGTTTCTTTTCTTGGATCTGTGTGCTGCCTTCCTTGCACAGCTTCGCGTCCTCTAG
- the LOC108327156 gene encoding ethylene-responsive transcription factor ERN1: protein MARKRKASEEVKERNLSDETMAWDEVMKEAAALGSGRKLRKRFVGVRQRPSGRWVAEIKDTIQKIRVWLGTFDTAEEAARAYDEAACVLRGANTRTNFWLSYQSSSTPALPSKITNLLLQRLKARNDTSTKPCTVSSSSSSTSLLINQQQSQQEDVRGTESTYFTLDQFSDFLNDPEDYSTNNNEFSNDSAQTDCITNSLESCLNENDDCREIEKEMVMEFDFNSVTQTSSADVNSGGEREEDSEEGTDLSAQDFQFLDNVVPSSYHYSLFEITEEIEEQLEAENCGDEPSMFREVLKRMKYERKFSASLYAFNGIPECLKLKVEPVNKNRSGVCISNELTNLKMACSKNKIEAIEKNEEHIEAMDGKEPQTSVGMDCSSPSFSSSIDDELLLWNSLDLPTVCCVN from the coding sequence ATGGCAAGGAAGAGAAAGGCTTCTGAAGAAGTTAAAGAGAGAAATTTATCTGATGAAACCATGGCATGGGATGAGGTAATGAAGGAAGCTGCTGCACTAGGAAGTGGCAGGAAATTGAGGAAGAGATTTGTTGGTGTGAGACAAAGGCCTTCAGGAAGATGGGTGGCTGAGATAAAGGATACAATTCAGAAGATAAGAGTGTGGTTAGGAACCTTTGATACAGCTGAGGAAGCTGCAAGAGCCTATGATGAGGCTGCATGTGTTCTTCGAGGTGCCAACACTAGAACAAACTTCTGGCTCAGTTATCAATCTTCCTCAACTCCTGCTCTTCCCTCAAAGATTACCAATCTCCTCCTTCAAAGGCTCAAAGCAAGGAATGACACTAGCACAAAGCCTTGCACtgtttcttcatcttcctcctccACATCTCTTTTAATCAACCAGCAACAAAGCCAACAAGAAGATGTACGTGGAACTGAGTCAACATATTTCACATTGGACCAATTCTCAGATTTCCTTAATGACCCTGAAGATTACAGCACAAACAACAATGAGTTTAGTAATGACAGTGCACAAACGGATTGCATCACAAATAGTCTTGAATCATGTTTGAATGAGAATGATGATTGCAGGGAAATCGAAAAAGAAATGGTAATGGAATTTGACTTCAACAGTGTGACACAAACATCAAGTGCTGATGTAAATTCAGGAGGGGAAAGAGAGGAAGACAGTGAAGAAGGAACTGATTTGAGTGCTCAGGATTTTCAGTTCCTGGACAATGTTGTTCCATCTAGTTATCATTATTCACTTTTTGAGATCACTGAAGAGATTGAGGAGCAGCTGGAGGCTGAAAACTGTGGTGATGAGCCTTCAATGTTTAGAGAAGTCTTGAAGAGAATGAAATATGAGAGGAAGTTTTCAGCTTCCCTCTATGCCTTCAATGGAATACCTGAATGCTTGAAGTTGAAAGTTGAACCagtaaacaaaaatagaagTGGGGTTTGTATTTCTAATGAACTAACCAACCTCAAGATGGCTTGcagcaaaaacaaaattgagGCTATTGAGAAGAATGAAGAACACATAGAAGCGATGGATGGGAAAGAGCCACAAACATCAGTTGGCATGGATTGCTCTTCACCCTCTTTTTCATCCAGTATTGATGATGAACTGTTACTATGGAATTCACTTGATCTTCCTACTGTTTGTTGTGTTAACTAG
- the LOC108328138 gene encoding vesicle transport v-SNARE 13 isoform X2, protein MDLEARSFQSDFKAVLLAKVREYKADLNYIKREMKKIVSGVINPSARDELLESNMANVMKASADHRERLMTSTERLNKSSDGIKDSGRTMLETEDLGVMILQDLHSQRQALLHAHDTLHGVDDNVGKSKKILSNISTMMNRNKWIFITVVVVLIVVITLILYFKLS, encoded by the exons ATGGACCTTGAGGCAAGAAGTTTCCAGTCAGACTTTAAGGCTGTGCTTCTTGCTAAGGTGAGGGAGTACAAAGCAGATCTAAACTACAtaaaaagagaaatgaagaaaattgtATCTGGTGTGATAAACCCTTCTGCACGGGATGAGTTGTTAGAATCGAACATGGCAAATGTTATGAAG GCATCAGCTGATCATAGAGAAAGATTAATGACGTCAACAGAAAGGTTGAACAAGTCTAGTGACGGAATCAAGGACAGTGGAAGAACAATGTTGGAGACAGAAGATCTGGGAGTTATGATTCTTCAAGATCTGCATTCCCAGAGACAAGCTCTGCTGCATGCACATGACACG CTTCATGGAGTGGATGATAACGTAGGCAAGAGCAAGAAAATATTGTCTAACATATCAACAATGATGAACAGGAACAAGTGGATTTTCATCACCGTTGTTGTGGTCCTGATAGTTGTTATCACCTTGATTCTGTATTTCAAGCTTTCTTAA
- the LOC108328900 gene encoding SNF1-related protein kinase catalytic subunit alpha KIN10 isoform X2: MDGPAGRGGAGLDMYLPNYKLGKTLGIGSFGKVKIAEHVLTGHKVAIKILNRRKIKSMEMEEKVRREIKILRLFMHPHIIRLYEVIETPSDIYVVMEYVKSGELFDYIVEKGRLQEDEARNFFQQIISGVEYCHRNMVVHRDLKPENLLLDSKCNVKIADFGLSNIMRDGHFLKTSCGSPNYAAPEVISGKLYAGPEVDVWSCGVILYALLCGTLPFDDENIPNLFKKIKGGIYTLPSHLSPSARDLIPGMLVVDPMRRMTIPEIRQHPWFQARLPRYLAVPPPDTLQQAKKIDEEILQEVVKMGFDRNQLIESLRNRIQNEGTVAYYLLLDNRFRVSSGYLGAEFQESMDSSFNQMHSSEVASSVVGQRFPGYMDYPGVGSRPQFPVERKWALGLQSRAHPREIMTEVLKALQELNVCWKKIGHYNMKCRWVAAIPGHQDGMVNNNVHSNNHYFGDDSNIIENDAVSTANVVKFEVQLYKTREEKYLLDLQRVQGPQFLFLDLCAAFLAQLRVL, encoded by the exons ATGGATGGACCAGCTGGCCGAGGTGGTGCTGGCCTCGACATGTATCTACCAAATTATAAATTGGGAAAAACTCTTGGGATTGGATCTTTTGGCAAGGTGAAAATTGCAGAACATGTATTGACTGGTCATAAGGTTGCAATCAAAATCCTAAATCGGCGCAAGATAAAGAGcatggaaatggaagaaaaag TGAGGAgagaaatcaaaattttaagattattCATGCATCCTCACATTATACGACTTTATGAAGTCATAGAAACTCCATCTGACATATATGTTGTTATGGAGTATGTGAAATCTGGAGAGCTCTTTGATTACATAGTAGAGAAGGGTAGGTTGCAGGAAGATGAAGCTCGTAATTTTTTTCAACAG ATAATCTCTGGTGTGGAGTACTGTCACAGGAATATGGTGGTTCATAGAGATTTGAAGCCTGAGAATTTACTTTTGGACTCCAAATGTAATGTCAAGATTGCTGATTTTGGCTTGAGCAACATCATGCGTGATGGTCACTTTCTCAAAACCAGTTGTGGAAGCCCTAACTATGCAGCTCCTGAG GTTATCTCCGGGAAATTGTATGCTGGACCTGAAGTGGATGTCTGGAGCTGTGGTGTAATTTTATATGCTCTTCTTTGTGGCACTCTTCCTTTTGATGATGAAAACATTCCAAATCTCTTCAAGAAAATAAAG GGTGGGATATACACCCTTCCCAGTCATCTATCACCTAGTGCTAGGGATTTGATACCAGGGATGCTTGTGGTTGATCCTATGAGGAGAATGACCATACCTGAGATACGTCAACACCCATGGTTCCAAGCTCGTCTTCCACGTTATTTGGCCGTGCCGCCACCAGATACACTGCAACAGGCcaaaaag ATTGATGAGGAGATTCTTCAGGAAGTGGTGAAGATGGGATTTGACAGGAATCAATTGATTGAATCCCTTCGGAACAGGATACAAAATGAG GGTACTGTAGCATACTATTTGTTATTGGACAATCGATTCCGTGTTTCCAGTGGTTATCTTGGAGCTGAGTTTCAGGAGTCCATG GATTCCAGTTTTAACCAAATGCATTCCAGTGAAGTTGCTTCTTCAGTTGTTGGACAACGCTTTCCAGGCTATATGGATTATCCAGGAGTAGGATCGAGGCCACAGTTCCCTGTTGAAAGGAAATGGGCCCTTGGTCTTCAG TCTCGAGCCCATCCTCGAGAAATAATGACAGAGGTCCTTAAAGCTTTGCAAGAGTTAAATGTTTGTTGGAAGAAAATTGGACACTACAACATGAAGTGCAGGTGGGTTGCTGCCATTCCTGGTCATCAAGATGGAATGGTTAACAATAATGTGCACAGTAACAACCATTACTTTGGAGATGATTCCAACATTATTGAGAACGATGCTGTTTCTACCGCAAACGTGGTCAAATTTGAAGTTCAG CTTTACAAAACTCGGGAAGAAAAGTATCTGCTTGATCTTCAAAGGGTGCAGGGTCCACAGTTTCTTTTCTTGGATCTGTGTGCTGCCTTCCTTGCACAGCTTCGCGTCCTCTAG
- the LOC108328141 gene encoding CSC1-like protein HYP1: MILSALLTSVGINLGLCFIFFTLYSILRKQPCNLIVYAPRLVSERKREEGGQSNLERLLATTDWVRNAWETSEEEFLSTAGLNAFVFMRIFVFSFKIFTFGGIVGLLILLPINCMGSQLRDNSDFQNKSLDSFSISNVNNGSNRLWIHFCAAYVFTGVVCILLYYEYEYISSKRIACFYSSKHEPHHFSILVRGIPVPVGSNCTDIVEQFFQEYHPSTYHSHEVVRRSSKLQILITDAERLYKRLTHLKNKDNTPQRQRRDGCLGLFGHKVDMLDHYEKTLGDIADNVRIEQCSLAGKEVPAAFVTFKSRFGAAIALNIQESVNPTHWITEQAPEPQDVYWPFFSVTFIRRWISKLVAFVACNVLTMLFLIPVALVQGLTHLDQLETMFPALKNILRMAVVSQVITGYLPILILQMFLSVVPPIMIMLSSLQGYISWSQIQKSACTKVLWFTIWNIFFANVLSGSAFYRLTVFLEPKEFPRVLAEAVPAQASFFIAYVVTFGWTNIASELFQLIPLLYNYIKVIFYGDGDTDDFEAPSIPYHSEIPRILFFDLLGVTYFILAPLILPFLLVYFCLGYIIYRNQLLNVYVAKYHTGGEFWPTVHNYTIFSLILMHIIVIGIFGQKQLPLASALILPLPIFTLLFNEYCRKRFLPIFKSYPMECLIKKDREDQNDPNMSEFYDKLASAYNDPALMPIKYSGRCCNSPWLPLLNNSRV; this comes from the exons ATGATTCTTTCTGCTCTTCTAACTTCAGTTGGAATTAACCTTGGgctatgttttatatttttcaccCTCTACTCTATATTGAGAAAACAACCTTGTAATCTTATCGTCTATGCTCCACGCTTAGTTTCTGAAAGAAAACGTGAAGAGGGTGGTCAATCTAACTTGGAACGTTTATTAGCTACTACTGATTGGGTGAGAAATGCCTGGGAGACCTctgaagaagaatttttatCAACTGCAGGCTTAAACGCTTTTGTCTTTATGCGCATATTTGTCTTCAG ttttaaaatatttacttttggTGGAATTGTGGGGCTACTCATTCTTCTTCCAATTAATTGTATGGGGAGTCAGCTTCGTGATAACTCTGATTTTCAAAACAAGTCTTTGGATTCCTTCAGCATTTCTAATGTTAACAATGGTTCAAACAG GTTATGGATCCACTTTTGTGCCGCATATGTCTTCACTGGAGTTGTCTGCATTCTTCTCTATTAT GAGTATGAGTATATTTCATCAAAAAGAATTGCTTGTTTCTATTCATCCAAGCATGAGCCTCATCACTTTAGTATATTAGTAAGAGGTATTCCTGTTCCAGTTGGAAGCAATTGCACCGATATTGTTGAGCAGTTCTTCCAGGAATATCATCCTTCTACTTATCATTCACATGAGGTTGTTCGTAGAAGCAGTAAACTTCAAATTCTAATT ACAGATGCAGAGAGACTGTACAAAAGGCTTACCCACCTGAAGAATAAAGATAACACTCCTCAACGGCAAAGGCGTGATGGATGTTTGGGACTTTTTGGCCATAAAGTTGATATGTTAGATCATTATGAAAAGACATTAGGAGACATTGCGGATAATGTGAGAATAGAACAGTGTTCGTTGGCAGGAAAG gaAGTTCCAGCTGCCTTTGTCACATTTAAGTCACGATTTGGTGCTGCAATAGCTCTAAACATTCAAGAAAGTGTCAACCCCACACACTGGATTACTGAGCAAGCTCCAGAGCCTCAAGATGTTTATTGGCCTTTCTTTTCTGTCACATTCATTAGAAGATGGATCAGCAAGCTGGTGGCTTTTGTTGCCTGCAATGTTCTTACAATGCTATTTTTAATCCCAGTTGCTCTAGTACAAGGTCTTACCCATCTTGATCAGTTGGAAACCATGTTCCCTGCTCTGAAAAACATATTGAGAAT GGCAGTTGTCAGCCAAGTTATAACAGGATACCTTCCCATTCTGATACTTCAGATGTTTCTGTCTGTTGTGCCACCTATTATGATTATGCTTTCATCTTTGCAAGGATACATATCATGGAGTCAAATACAAAAAAGTGCATGCACTAAAGTATTATGGTTTACTATATGGAACATTTTCTTTGCAAATGTATTATCAGGGTCAGCTTTCTATCGATTGACGGTTTTTCTTGAGCCCAAAGAGTTTCCCAGAGTACTAGCTGAAGCTGTACCAGCACAG GCCTCATTCTTCATAGCATATGTTGTGACATTCGGATGGACTAACATAGCATCAGAACTCTTTCAATTGATTCCACTTCTTTACAActatattaaagtaattttttatggAGATGGCGACACAGATGATTTTGAGGCACCATCAATTCCTTACCACAGTGAAATTCCCAGGATTCTTTTCTTTGATCTTCTTGGTGTTACATATTTCATCCTTGCTCCTCTAATACTTCCATTTCTCTTAGTCTACTTTTGTTTGGGATACATCATTTATCGCAACCAG CTCTTAAATGTTTATGTGGCAAAGTACCATACTGGAGGAGAGTTTTGGCCTACAGTGCACAACTACACAATTTTTTCATTGATACTGATGCATATTATAGTAATTGGGATATTTGGGCAGAAGCAGCTTCCACTTGCATCTGCTTTAATTCTGCCTCTTCCTATTTTTACTCTTCTATTCAATGAGTATTGCCGGAAACGCTTCTTGCCTATTTTCAAGTCTTATCCTATGGAA TGTTTGATCAAGAAGGACAGAGAAGATCAAAATGACCCTAACATGTCTGAATTTTATGATAAGTTGGCCAGTGCATATAATGATCCAGCTTTGATGCCAATCAAATATTCAGGAAGGTGTTGTAATAGCCCCTGGCTTCCTCTACTTAATAACTCAAGAGTTTAA
- the LOC108327725 gene encoding pectinesterase 31, producing MAACIITVSQDGTADFLTVQAAIDAVPLGNIRRTVIRVSPGIYRQPVYIPKTKNFITLAALSPEDTVLTWNNTVSGINHHQPARIIGTGTFGCGSTIVEGEDFIAENITFENSAPQGSGQAVAIRVTADRCAFYNCRFLGWQDTLYLHYGKQYLKDCYIEGSVDFIFGNGTALLEHCHIHCKSEGFITAQSRKSSQETTGYVFLRCIITGNGGKSYAYLGRPWGPFGRVVFAYTYMDQCIRHVGWDNWGNMENERSACFYEYRCFGPGCCPSKRVTWCRELLDEEAKQFVTHPFIDPEPEKPWLAQRMALRIPYSA from the exons ATGGCAGCGTGCATAATCACGGTTTCACAGGACGGAACCGCTGATTTCCTAACGGTGCAGGCGGCGATCGACGCCGTGCCGCTTGGCAACATTCGCCGGACGGTGATTCGGGTCTCGCCGGGAATCTACCGGCAGCCGGTGTACATCCCCAAGACCAAGAATTTCATCACTCTCGCTGCTCTGTCCCCTGAGGACACTGTGCTTACCTGGAACAACACTGTCTCCGGAATCAATCACCATCAA CCTGCGAGGATAATAGGGACTGGGACCTTCGGTTGTGGAAGTACCATTGTGGAAGGGGAGGACTTTATTGCCGAGAATATTACTTTTGAGAATTCTGCCCCTCAG GGTTCAGGTCAAGCAGTTGCAATTAGAGTAACAGCGGATCGATGTGCCTTCTACAATTGTAGGTTCCTTGGATGGCAG GACACATTGTACTTACATTACGGTAAACAATATTTGAAAGATTGTTACATTGAAGGAAGTGTGGACTTCATCTTTGGCAATGGCACTGCACTTTTGGAGCATTGTCATATCCACTGCAAGTCTGAGGGCTTCATAACTGCACAGAGCAGAAAATCATCACAGGAAACAACTGGTTATGTATTCTTAAG ATGCATTATCACGGGTAATGGAGGAAAATCGTATGCATATCTTGGACGACCGTGGGGCCCTTTTGGAAGGGTGGTCTTTGCATACACTTACATGGATCAGTGTATAAGACATGTTGGCTGGGATAACTGGGGGAACATGGAGAACGAGAGAAGTGCTTGCTTTTATGAATACAG GTGTTTTGGACCTGGTTGCTGTCCATCGAAGCGAGTAACATGGTGTAGAGAATTGTTGGATGAAGAAGCTAAGCAGTTCGTCACGCATCCTTTCATCGATCCAGAACCAGAGAAACCTTGGCTTGCTCAAAGGATGGCCCTTAGAATTCCGTATTCTGCATGA